From a region of the Deinococcus terrestris genome:
- a CDS encoding threonine aldolase family protein has translation MTVAPPRVLADLRSDTVTTPTPEMREAMAQAPVGDDVYGEDPTVNALQSELARLAGFEAGLFMPSGTMTNQVAIALHTRRGEEVICAEGSHIYEWELGMMATFSGVVPRFVPAPLGVPDPEAVRLAVRHSVHQSPTGLISLENTHNKAGGTVLPLEVLAAIRGMADEEGLPLHLDGARVFNAAAALDVPLSEITRHFDTVSICLSKGLGAPVGSVLLGSAAAMKQAHRYRKMMGGGMRQAGVLAAAALVAVRDGPARLKEDHRRTRRLAEALLDAGYSVNMAAVQTNIIYVTLPDAAAQVARWAEAGVLASALGPDSVRFVLHHQVGDEALEDAIRVLTA, from the coding sequence ATGACCGTCGCCCCTCCCCGCGTCCTGGCCGACCTCCGTTCCGACACCGTCACCACGCCCACCCCCGAGATGCGGGAGGCGATGGCGCAGGCCCCGGTGGGCGACGACGTGTACGGCGAGGACCCCACCGTCAACGCGCTTCAGAGTGAACTCGCCCGCCTCGCCGGATTCGAGGCGGGCCTGTTCATGCCCTCGGGCACCATGACCAACCAGGTCGCCATCGCCCTGCACACCCGCCGGGGCGAGGAGGTCATCTGCGCCGAGGGGTCGCACATCTACGAGTGGGAGCTGGGCATGATGGCGACCTTTTCCGGCGTGGTGCCCCGCTTCGTGCCCGCGCCACTGGGCGTGCCCGACCCGGAGGCGGTGCGGCTGGCCGTGCGCCACAGCGTCCACCAGTCGCCCACCGGACTGATCAGCCTGGAAAACACCCACAACAAGGCGGGCGGAACGGTGCTGCCGCTGGAGGTGCTGGCCGCCATCCGGGGGATGGCCGACGAGGAGGGGCTGCCCCTGCACCTCGACGGGGCGCGGGTCTTCAACGCGGCGGCAGCGCTGGATGTGCCCCTCTCTGAGATCACCCGGCACTTCGACACCGTGAGCATCTGCCTGAGCAAGGGCCTGGGCGCCCCGGTCGGCAGCGTGCTGCTGGGCAGCGCCGCCGCCATGAAGCAGGCCCACCGCTACCGCAAGATGATGGGCGGGGGGATGCGTCAGGCCGGGGTGCTCGCCGCCGCTGCGCTGGTCGCCGTGCGCGACGGCCCCGCCCGCCTCAAAGAAGACCACCGCCGCACCCGCCGCCTCGCCGAGGCGCTGCTGGACGCCGGATACAGCGTGAATATGGCCGCCGTGCAGACCAACATCATCTATGTAACCCTGCCCGACGCGGCGGCGCAGGTCGCTCGCTGGGCCGAGGCGGGGGTGCTGGCGAGTGCGCTGGGGCCGGACTCGGTGCGCTTCGTGCTGCACCACCAAGTCGGGGACGAGGCGCTGGAGGACGCGATCCGGGTGCTGACCGCCTGA
- a CDS encoding CPBP family intramembrane glutamic endopeptidase, which produces MTAPDRPVSPSIPEAPGIRAVDGNRAALTLLIAQNVFSALAIGAGLPLGTALLLSFVGNAALALTVFRRPMQALFRDSRWRTPPSWGLSLAAFVLAFLASRAFVLVYVTLVPQSADAIPQFVSQGPDLWVLLLAAGLLIPFAEEVAFRGLMLRGHERAAGFTVAAVTTSLAFGIAHGVPASVVGIIPLAYALARLTQHSGSLWNAVIVHAINNTLAVALGSVLAGRLPESTEQASDLLSNPALAVPVAVGAGLFGIAVMVVLHLWLTPKADPQERQARGPWLSAAYVGVVLFGVVAAALTLPAVQQTVADLRGLMP; this is translated from the coding sequence ATGACCGCCCCGGACCGGCCCGTTTCCCCCAGCATCCCGGAGGCTCCGGGCATCCGCGCCGTGGACGGCAACCGCGCGGCTCTGACCCTCCTGATCGCGCAAAACGTCTTCTCGGCGCTTGCCATCGGAGCGGGCTTGCCGCTGGGAACGGCGCTGCTGCTGTCCTTCGTGGGGAATGCGGCGCTGGCCCTGACCGTCTTCCGGCGGCCCATGCAGGCGCTCTTCCGCGACTCGCGCTGGCGTACGCCGCCCTCGTGGGGGTTGTCGCTGGCGGCGTTCGTGCTGGCATTTCTGGCGTCGCGGGCCTTTGTGCTGGTGTACGTGACGCTGGTGCCGCAGTCGGCCGACGCCATTCCGCAGTTCGTGAGTCAGGGACCGGACCTGTGGGTGTTGCTGCTCGCCGCCGGGCTGCTGATCCCCTTCGCGGAGGAGGTCGCCTTCCGGGGGCTGATGCTGCGCGGGCACGAGCGGGCGGCGGGCTTCACGGTGGCAGCGGTGACGACCTCGCTCGCCTTCGGGATCGCGCACGGGGTTCCGGCGAGCGTGGTGGGTATCATTCCGCTGGCTTACGCGCTGGCCCGCCTGACCCAGCACAGCGGCAGCCTGTGGAACGCGGTGATCGTCCACGCGATCAACAACACGCTGGCGGTGGCGCTGGGCAGCGTGCTCGCCGGGCGACTTCCCGAGAGCACCGAGCAGGCGAGCGACCTGCTGAGCAATCCCGCGCTGGCCGTGCCCGTGGCCGTGGGCGCGGGCCTGTTCGGGATCGCGGTGATGGTTGTGCTGCACCTGTGGCTGACTCCAAAAGCCGACCCGCAGGAACGGCAGGCGCGGGGACCGTGGCTCAGCGCGGCGTATGTCGGCGTGGTGCTGTTTGGGGTGGTGGCCGCCGCCCTGACCCTGCCCGCCGTGCAGCAGACGGTCGCTGACCTGCGCGGGCTCATGCCGTAG
- a CDS encoding YIP1 family protein: MARSRPTPPPPPPTAPLAAELLSGPAAFFERLRQVPPLPWRYALPPVLAALLGGVVYALLLRPVVGATAEGAAAFASYAVNVFGTFFLTVVGAALMTGLGHLGAGREGRAPEVYGVSFVLLPPLYLALTVLLLVSGTDVAVTSADALSQRELLVGAMQGSLARVTVLLLLLAPLAQFFLAYRGFLTLTGDRRRALLGTLLPLLPVLAVTALGLAPLLAAW; this comes from the coding sequence ATGGCCCGCTCGCGCCCCACACCTCCCCCACCGCCCCCTACGGCCCCCCTCGCTGCTGAATTGCTGAGCGGCCCAGCGGCCTTTTTCGAGCGGTTGCGCCAGGTGCCGCCCCTGCCCTGGCGCTACGCCCTGCCGCCCGTGCTCGCGGCCCTGCTCGGCGGAGTGGTCTACGCCCTGCTGCTGCGGCCCGTGGTGGGGGCGACGGCCGAGGGGGCGGCAGCCTTTGCCTCGTACGCGGTCAATGTCTTTGGGACTTTCTTCCTGACCGTGGTGGGCGCGGCGCTGATGACCGGACTGGGCCACCTGGGAGCCGGGCGCGAGGGCCGTGCGCCGGAAGTCTACGGCGTGTCCTTCGTGCTGCTGCCGCCGCTGTATCTGGCGTTGACGGTGCTGCTGCTGGTGTCGGGAACAGACGTGGCCGTGACCTCTGCGGACGCCCTCTCCCAGCGCGAACTGCTGGTAGGGGCGATGCAGGGCAGCCTCGCCCGCGTTACCGTCCTGCTGCTGCTCCTCGCCCCGCTCGCGCAGTTCTTTCTGGCCTACCGGGGCTTCCTAACCCTGACTGGCGACCGCCGCCGGGCGCTCCTTGGAACCTTGCTGCCTCTCCTCCCCGTGCTGGCGGTGACGGCGTTGGGGCTGGCGCCGCTGCTGGCGGCCTGGTAA
- a CDS encoding DUF456 domain-containing protein — MSLAFLVFLVAWLVGMVGTFVPALPATLIIFAGTVAATFIDGFQPWPDLPFLLTFAVITFLISMIDNVASAWGARRYGGSKQAGWGALIGGLVGIFIPVGLIVGPLAGALIAELFVVRKPVLDATRAAWGTLLGLLTGIAAKLVLHLLIGIYELSRLWDPSKSIFG; from the coding sequence ATGAGTCTCGCCTTTCTGGTCTTTCTGGTCGCCTGGCTCGTCGGCATGGTCGGCACCTTCGTGCCCGCGCTGCCCGCCACGCTGATCATCTTTGCGGGCACGGTCGCTGCTACCTTCATCGACGGGTTTCAGCCCTGGCCGGACCTGCCCTTTCTGCTGACCTTCGCGGTCATCACCTTCCTGATCTCCATGATCGACAACGTGGCCTCGGCGTGGGGGGCGCGGCGCTACGGCGGCAGCAAGCAGGCGGGGTGGGGAGCGCTGATCGGCGGGCTGGTGGGCATCTTCATTCCGGTCGGGTTGATCGTGGGGCCGCTCGCCGGGGCGCTGATCGCGGAACTGTTCGTCGTGCGAAAGCCTGTGCTGGACGCGACCCGCGCTGCCTGGGGCACCCTGCTGGGGCTGCTCACCGGGATCGCCGCCAAGCTGGTGCTGCACCTCTTGATCGGGATTTACGAGCTGTCGCGCCTCTGGGACCCCAGCAAGAGCATCTTCGGCTGA
- a CDS encoding peroxidase-related enzyme — protein MTTTQPPTDERRISYLPVPDASGVPEGVSKLWAKAEANMGFVPNVFRAQAVNGEQFQAWWNYFNLLLNKEGYLSNAERELVAVVVSSVNRCLYCAVSHGAALRHFSGDPQKADAVAVNWRHATLTERERVLCEYAEKLTLRPAEVTEADLQPLRGVGLDDHQIMELVQVIAMFNMTNRVSSALGFQPNAEYYAQSR, from the coding sequence ATGACCACAACCCAGCCGCCCACCGACGAGCGCCGTATCTCCTACCTCCCCGTCCCCGACGCCTCCGGGGTGCCCGAGGGCGTGAGCAAGCTGTGGGCCAAGGCTGAGGCCAACATGGGCTTCGTGCCCAACGTCTTCCGCGCCCAGGCGGTCAACGGCGAGCAGTTCCAGGCATGGTGGAACTACTTCAACCTGCTGCTGAACAAGGAGGGCTACCTCTCCAACGCTGAGCGTGAACTCGTCGCCGTGGTCGTGAGCAGCGTCAACCGCTGCCTGTACTGCGCCGTCTCGCACGGGGCGGCCCTGCGCCACTTCAGCGGCGACCCGCAAAAGGCCGACGCGGTGGCCGTGAACTGGCGCCACGCCACCCTCACCGAGCGCGAGCGCGTCCTGTGCGAGTACGCCGAGAAACTGACCCTGCGCCCCGCCGAGGTCACCGAAGCCGACCTCCAGCCCCTGCGCGGGGTGGGACTGGACGACCACCAGATCATGGAACTCGTGCAGGTGATCGCCATGTTCAACATGACCAACCGCGTGAGCAGCGCCCTGGGATTCCAGCCCAACGCCGAATACTACGCGCAGAGCCGCTGA
- a CDS encoding 3-hydroxyacyl-CoA dehydrogenase family protein gives MNFGVIGAGQMGGGIAQVAAQSGFTVVVQDVKQEFLDRGRAVIEKSLAKLHEKGRLMGTPDEVLGRIQFTTELTDFADCDLVVEAIVENEAIKAQLFRQLGEIVKPDGILASNTSSIPITSLATVSGRPERFIGMHFMNPVPLMALVEVIRGYSTSDETAQKVTEAARAMGKTPVECNDFPGFVSNRILMPMLNEAIQCVMEGVAEPEAIDQIMKLGMNHPMGPLTLADFIGLDTCLAIMEVLHQGLGDDKYRPSPLLRKMVQAGLLGRKSGRGFYSY, from the coding sequence ATGAACTTCGGAGTCATCGGAGCAGGTCAGATGGGCGGCGGCATCGCGCAGGTCGCCGCGCAGAGCGGTTTTACCGTGGTCGTTCAGGACGTGAAGCAGGAGTTTCTGGACCGGGGCCGAGCCGTCATTGAAAAGAGCCTCGCCAAGCTGCACGAGAAGGGCAGGCTGATGGGCACGCCGGACGAGGTGCTGGGCCGCATCCAGTTCACCACCGAACTGACCGACTTTGCCGACTGCGACCTCGTGGTGGAAGCCATCGTGGAGAACGAGGCGATCAAGGCGCAGCTCTTCCGGCAACTGGGCGAGATCGTCAAGCCGGACGGCATTCTGGCGAGCAACACCAGCTCCATCCCGATCACCAGCCTTGCCACGGTGAGCGGGCGGCCCGAGCGGTTTATCGGGATGCACTTCATGAATCCGGTGCCGCTGATGGCGCTCGTGGAGGTCATTCGCGGCTACTCCACCAGCGACGAGACGGCGCAGAAGGTGACAGAAGCGGCGCGGGCGATGGGCAAGACGCCTGTGGAGTGCAACGACTTCCCCGGCTTCGTCTCCAACCGCATCCTGATGCCCATGCTGAACGAGGCCATCCAGTGCGTGATGGAGGGCGTGGCCGAGCCGGAAGCCATCGACCAGATCATGAAGCTGGGGATGAATCACCCGATGGGGCCGCTGACGCTGGCCGACTTTATCGGGCTGGACACCTGCCTCGCCATCATGGAGGTGCTGCACCAGGGGCTGGGGGACGACAAGTACCGACCCTCGCCGCTGCTGCGGAAGATGGTGCAGGCCGGGCTGCTGGGGCGCAAGAGCGGGCGGGGCTTCTACAGCTACTGA
- a CDS encoding helix-hairpin-helix domain-containing protein yields the protein MTELPKLGAPARRALSDLGITRLEDLTAYTPAQIRTLHGVGPRVMQRLQASLTANGLNLKSHDRERENP from the coding sequence ATGACCGAGCTGCCCAAGCTGGGCGCTCCTGCCCGACGTGCCCTCAGCGACCTCGGCATTACCCGGCTGGAAGATTTGACGGCCTACACGCCCGCGCAGATACGGACCCTGCACGGCGTGGGGCCTCGGGTCATGCAACGGTTGCAGGCCTCCCTCACCGCAAATGGCTTGAACCTTAAATCACACGACAGAGAGAGGGAGAACCCATGA
- a CDS encoding YciI family protein, translating into MTQTPTLWVIQSRYLKSGDDLAAVTPRHREWLDQHYRSGLFLVSGRKVDGTGGVLLAQAESQEQLEEVFRDDPFVLEGCSEYSYTPFTPVKRGRALMLDGVPLVEG; encoded by the coding sequence ATGACGCAAACGCCGACCCTGTGGGTGATTCAGAGCCGTTACCTCAAGAGCGGAGACGACCTCGCCGCCGTCACGCCCCGGCACCGGGAGTGGCTGGACCAGCATTACCGCTCGGGCCTCTTCCTCGTGTCGGGCCGCAAGGTGGACGGCACGGGCGGCGTGCTGCTCGCGCAGGCGGAGAGCCAGGAGCAGCTTGAGGAGGTCTTCCGGGACGACCCTTTCGTGCTGGAGGGCTGCTCGGAGTACAGCTACACGCCGTTTACGCCCGTCAAGCGGGGGCGAGCGCTGATGCTGGACGGCGTGCCGCTGGTGGAGGGATGA
- a CDS encoding thiolase family protein, with translation MTKAVIVSASRTPTGKFLGALQDVTAVELGAITLRETLRRSGIPAELVEEVIMGQVVQAGSGQNPARQAGLKAGLSNEVGALTVNKVCGSGLKAVILAAQAIRAGDQTVMLAGGMESMSNAPHLLPGARKGYRLGHAQVLDANTQDGLWCSINGEGMGLTGERVAEKYEIGREAQDAYATGSHQKAIAATEAGRFRDEIAPVTVKGRKGDVIVDTDEGPRADTSPETLGRLKPAFKKDGTVTAGNAPGLNDGASSLLIMSEEAAQAHGLTPMAEITSYATGGLAPEWVMMTPVPATKKLLEKSGLSVSDVDLWELNEAFSVQSLAVQRELGLDPERVNVNGGAVALGHPIGASGARILVTLLHALRQQDKETGVATLCMGGGNGLALSVKRLS, from the coding sequence ATGACCAAAGCTGTGATCGTCTCGGCGTCGCGCACGCCGACGGGCAAATTTCTGGGGGCCTTGCAGGACGTGACCGCCGTGGAGCTGGGAGCCATCACCCTGCGCGAAACCCTGCGCCGCAGCGGGATTCCCGCCGAACTCGTCGAGGAAGTCATTATGGGGCAGGTCGTGCAGGCGGGGAGCGGGCAGAACCCGGCGCGGCAGGCGGGGCTGAAGGCAGGCCTCTCCAACGAGGTCGGCGCCCTGACGGTCAACAAAGTCTGCGGCTCGGGCCTCAAGGCCGTCATTCTGGCGGCGCAGGCGATTCGTGCAGGTGACCAGACAGTCATGCTGGCGGGCGGCATGGAGTCCATGAGCAACGCGCCGCACCTCCTCCCCGGCGCCCGCAAGGGCTACCGCCTGGGGCACGCGCAGGTGCTGGACGCCAACACCCAGGACGGCCTGTGGTGCTCCATCAACGGCGAGGGCATGGGGCTGACCGGCGAGCGCGTGGCCGAGAAGTACGAGATCGGTCGCGAGGCGCAGGACGCCTACGCGACGGGCAGCCATCAGAAGGCGATCGCCGCGACCGAAGCCGGACGCTTCCGCGACGAGATCGCCCCCGTGACCGTCAAGGGCCGCAAGGGCGACGTGATCGTGGACACCGACGAGGGGCCGCGTGCGGACACCAGCCCGGAGACGCTGGGCCGCCTCAAGCCCGCTTTCAAGAAGGACGGCACCGTCACGGCGGGCAACGCGCCCGGCCTGAACGACGGCGCCTCCAGCCTGCTGATCATGTCCGAGGAAGCGGCGCAGGCGCACGGGCTGACGCCGATGGCCGAGATCACCTCCTACGCCACGGGCGGCCTTGCCCCCGAGTGGGTGATGATGACGCCCGTTCCCGCCACGAAGAAGCTGCTGGAAAAGAGCGGCCTGAGCGTGAGCGACGTGGACCTGTGGGAACTGAACGAGGCCTTCAGCGTCCAGAGCCTCGCCGTGCAGCGCGAGCTGGGGCTGGACCCGGAGCGGGTGAACGTGAACGGCGGCGCGGTCGCGCTGGGGCACCCCATCGGCGCTTCCGGCGCCCGCATCCTCGTCACGCTGCTGCACGCCTTGCGGCAGCAGGACAAGGAGACGGGCGTGGCGACCCTGTGCATGGGCGGCGGCAACGGCCTCGCGCTGTCGGTCAAGCGGCTCTCGTAA
- a CDS encoding nucleoside triphosphate pyrophosphohydrolase: MSDFVPPVPRGKLVRDGIPRLFPTSTYRVLDAAEYGEALRAKLTEEVREYLSDGTMEELADVLEVLHALAAWHGLTPKELERLRAQQAAERGGFAGCVWLELPGREPNAR; this comes from the coding sequence GTGAGCGACTTCGTGCCGCCCGTCCCCAGGGGCAAACTCGTCCGCGACGGTATTCCGCGCCTCTTCCCCACAAGCACTTACCGTGTGCTGGACGCCGCCGAGTACGGGGAGGCGCTGCGGGCCAAGCTGACCGAGGAGGTCAGGGAGTACCTCTCGGACGGCACGATGGAGGAACTGGCAGACGTGCTGGAGGTGCTGCACGCGCTGGCGGCCTGGCATGGCCTGACGCCGAAGGAATTGGAGCGGTTGCGGGCGCAGCAGGCCGCAGAGCGTGGGGGCTTCGCCGGGTGCGTCTGGCTGGAGCTGCCGGGCCGCGAACCTAACGCCCGTTAG
- the ffh gene encoding signal recognition particle protein, with protein sequence MFEALGNKLQDILDRVGRESKLTEKQVKEAMREIRMALLEADVNFTVAKDFVARVTEKAVGQEVQGSLTGGQTVVKLVHDELIQTLGGETQQPTLKNEGNVWFMVGLQGAGKTTSTGKLAAFYKGKGRRVLLVAADTQRPAARDQLEVLANQVGVPVLKVADGETPQETRRRLDEYLKTDFRDLVIVDTAGRLQIDEALMDQLANLQTELAPTETLLVVDAMTGQEALNVARVFDERVHLSGLIITKMDGDARGGAALSARSVTGRPIYFAGVSEKISGLEPFYPDRVAGRILGMGDVLGLIERAQQADLKAMEVKKPGDFDLEDLLLQLRQIRKMGPLGDLLKLIPGMSRALPEGFNVDEKQIQRIDAMISSMTVKERRNPKIIDGRRRKRIAAGSGSTVQDINRLLKMHEQMKEMMKVLQRMSGPGGMGKGMKPPRMPPMPPGMKR encoded by the coding sequence ATGTTTGAGGCGCTCGGGAACAAGTTGCAGGACATCCTCGACCGGGTGGGCCGCGAGAGCAAGCTGACCGAGAAACAGGTCAAGGAGGCCATGCGCGAGATTCGCATGGCCCTGCTGGAAGCCGACGTGAACTTCACCGTCGCCAAGGACTTCGTGGCCCGCGTGACCGAAAAGGCGGTGGGCCAGGAGGTGCAGGGATCACTGACCGGCGGGCAAACGGTCGTCAAGCTCGTCCACGACGAACTGATTCAGACCCTCGGCGGCGAGACGCAGCAGCCCACCCTGAAAAACGAGGGCAACGTCTGGTTCATGGTGGGCCTTCAGGGGGCGGGCAAGACCACCAGCACGGGCAAGCTCGCCGCCTTTTACAAGGGCAAGGGCCGCCGCGTGCTGCTCGTCGCCGCCGACACCCAGCGCCCCGCCGCCCGCGACCAGCTCGAAGTGCTGGCGAATCAGGTCGGCGTGCCTGTGCTAAAGGTGGCCGACGGCGAGACGCCCCAGGAAACCAGGCGCCGCCTCGACGAGTACCTGAAGACCGACTTCCGCGACCTCGTGATCGTGGACACGGCGGGCCGCCTCCAGATCGACGAGGCGCTGATGGACCAGCTTGCCAACCTCCAGACCGAGTTGGCGCCCACCGAGACGCTGCTCGTCGTGGACGCGATGACCGGGCAGGAGGCGCTGAACGTGGCCCGCGTGTTCGACGAGCGGGTGCACCTTTCCGGCCTGATCATCACCAAGATGGACGGGGACGCCCGTGGCGGGGCGGCCCTCAGCGCCCGCAGCGTGACAGGAAGGCCGATCTACTTTGCGGGCGTGAGCGAGAAGATCAGCGGCCTCGAACCCTTCTACCCCGACCGGGTGGCGGGCCGCATCCTGGGCATGGGCGACGTGCTGGGGCTGATCGAGCGGGCGCAGCAGGCCGATCTCAAGGCGATGGAGGTCAAGAAGCCGGGCGACTTCGACCTCGAGGACCTGCTGCTGCAACTGCGCCAGATTCGCAAGATGGGACCGCTGGGCGACCTTCTCAAGCTGATTCCGGGGATGAGCCGGGCGCTGCCGGAGGGCTTCAACGTGGACGAGAAGCAGATCCAGCGCATTGACGCGATGATCTCGTCCATGACGGTGAAAGAGCGGCGCAACCCCAAGATCATCGACGGGCGCCGCCGCAAGCGCATCGCGGCGGGCAGCGGCTCGACGGTGCAGGACATCAACCGCCTGCTGAAGATGCACGAGCAGATGAAGGAGATGATGAAGGTCTTGCAGCGCATGAGCGGTCCCGGCGGCATGGGCAAGGGCATGAAGCCCCCCCGCATGCCCCCGATGCCGCCCGGCATGAAGCGCTGA
- a CDS encoding metallophosphoesterase, whose translation MRVYAIADLHLASVTPKPMTVFGPNWAGHPEAIFTQWREVVREGDLVLLPGDLSWAMRLPDALTDLAPVAELPGTKVLLRGNHDYWWPGLSKLRSALPPGMLAVQNDALRVGRVVVCGTRGWLTPGYEPLGAEDDRLLRREAERLRLSTAAAARLRQPGDVLILMLHYPPASPPYPPNPLTEVIEAARPDLIVYGHLHGVPPERALRHWAGIPAHLVAADGLRFRPRLLLDLPPAP comes from the coding sequence ATGCGCGTCTATGCCATCGCTGACCTGCACCTCGCTTCTGTCACGCCCAAACCGATGACGGTTTTCGGGCCGAACTGGGCGGGGCATCCGGAGGCGATTTTTACGCAGTGGCGCGAGGTGGTGCGGGAAGGGGACCTCGTGCTGCTGCCGGGCGACCTCTCGTGGGCGATGCGGCTGCCCGACGCGCTGACCGATCTGGCGCCGGTGGCCGAGTTGCCGGGCACGAAGGTGCTGCTGCGCGGCAACCACGACTACTGGTGGCCGGGACTGTCGAAACTGCGCTCGGCGCTGCCACCGGGAATGCTGGCCGTGCAAAACGACGCCCTGCGGGTGGGCCGGGTGGTCGTGTGCGGGACGCGCGGCTGGCTCACGCCAGGCTACGAGCCGCTGGGGGCCGAGGACGACCGCCTCCTGCGGCGCGAGGCCGAACGCCTGCGCCTGAGCACGGCGGCGGCGGCGCGGCTGCGTCAGCCCGGCGACGTGCTGATCCTGATGCTGCACTACCCCCCCGCCAGCCCGCCCTACCCACCCAACCCCCTCACCGAGGTGATTGAGGCCGCCCGGCCCGACCTGATCGTGTACGGACACCTGCATGGGGTCCCCCCCGAGCGGGCGCTGCGCCATTGGGCGGGGATTCCGGCGCACCTGGTGGCGGCTGACGGGCTGCGGTTCCGGCCCCGGCTGCTGCTGGACCTTCCCCCGGCCCCCTGA
- the recX gene encoding regulatory protein RecX (binds RecA and inhibits RecA-mediated DNA strand exchange and ATP hydrolysis and coprotease activities): MTDDALLPPDPERQKARDDLLAYAFRALAGRALTEAELRTRLARRTDDPALAAEVLARVQELGYQNDDTVARAEGNRRGVGGFRVRQTLKRRGVSEGLIEETLAARDPAQEAEQARELLERRWPALARKRDPRASAYAFLARRGFGGAAIWAAIREVSQQDPPEDAAAE; the protein is encoded by the coding sequence GTGACCGACGACGCGCTCCTCCCCCCCGACCCCGAGCGGCAGAAGGCGCGGGACGACCTCCTCGCCTACGCCTTCCGGGCGCTGGCGGGCCGGGCGCTCACGGAAGCCGAGTTGCGGACCCGCCTCGCCCGCCGCACCGACGACCCTGCGCTGGCCGCCGAGGTCCTGGCCCGCGTGCAGGAACTGGGCTACCAGAACGACGACACCGTGGCCCGCGCCGAGGGCAACCGCCGGGGGGTGGGCGGCTTCCGGGTGCGCCAGACCCTCAAGCGCCGGGGCGTGTCCGAGGGACTGATCGAGGAGACCCTTGCCGCCCGCGACCCCGCCCAGGAAGCTGAGCAAGCCCGCGAGCTGCTGGAACGGCGCTGGCCCGCCCTGGCCCGCAAACGCGACCCCCGCGCGAGTGCCTACGCCTTTCTGGCCCGGCGGGGCTTCGGGGGCGCGGCGATCTGGGCCGCCATCCGCGAGGTATCGCAGCAGGACCCGCCGGAAGACGCCGCCGCAGAGTAG
- the rpsT gene encoding 30S ribosomal protein S20, which yields MALRHKSAQKRHRQSLKRRMINRSRKSTIKTFTKKAIAAVTAGEDVAAAQSKAESLIDKAAKGSTLHKNAAARKKSRLAKAINRAKAAQQA from the coding sequence ATGGCCCTACGTCACAAGTCTGCCCAGAAGCGTCACCGCCAGAGCCTCAAGCGCCGCATGATCAACCGCAGCCGCAAGAGCACCATCAAGACCTTTACCAAAAAGGCCATCGCCGCCGTGACCGCCGGTGAGGACGTGGCCGCCGCCCAGAGCAAGGCCGAGAGCCTGATCGACAAAGCCGCCAAGGGCAGCACCCTGCACAAGAACGCCGCGGCCCGCAAGAAGAGCCGCCTCGCCAAGGCCATCAACCGGGCCAAGGCCGCGCAGCAGGCCTGA